One Setaria viridis chromosome 5, Setaria_viridis_v4.0, whole genome shotgun sequence genomic region harbors:
- the LOC117858393 gene encoding protoheme IX farnesyltransferase, mitochondrial — translation MWRGGATAAYAARALRSRLLPDPIHHPVASLALIASTRASSSAPSAAAANNVVEEAAAAAAVSVSQQAGSVSDALRHYGRCYWELSKARLSALVVATSGAGYVLGSGNIVDIAGLCCTCAGTMMVAASANTLNQVFEIKNDAKMKRTMRRPLPSGRISPAHAAMWATSVGATGTALLAWKANGLAAGLAASNLVLYAFVYTPLKQIHPVNTWVGAVVGAIPPLLGWAAACTELSLNAMILPAALYYWQIPHFMALAYLCRNDYLAGGYRMFSFADPTGKRTAWVSLRNCLYMLPLGLFAYNWGLTSEWFGVEASLLTMGLTIGALSFVLEPSPKTARRMFYGSLLYLPAFMAGLLLHRLPNKQNAHNLAETSELGGVLYRADLQDNERARQKHEDRKPSRVQSRPPVAYASVAPFPFLPVPIYES, via the exons atgtggaggggcggcgccaccgcggcctACGCCGCGAGGGCTCTACGCTCTCGCCTCCTCCCTGACCCCATCCACCACCCGGTCGCGTCGCTCGCTCTTATCGCCTCGACGCGTGCCTCCTCGTCCGCACCCTCCGCCGCAGCAGCGAACAACGTCGTTGAagaagcagcggcggcggcggctgtatCCGTTTCGCAGCAGGCCGGATCCGTCTCCGACGCGCTGCGGCACTACGGGAGGTGCTACTGGGAGCTCTCCAAAGCCCGCCTCAG TGCTCTTGTTGTGGCAACTTCGGGGGCTGGCTATGTGCTTGGTAGTGGCAACATCGTGGACATCGCCGGACTTTGTTGCACATGTGCTGGTACAATGATGGTTGCAGCATCTGCAAATACCCTCAACCAG GTGTTCGAGATAAAAAATGATGCTAAAATGAAAAGGACAATGCGGCGGCCCTTGCCATCAGGTCGCATTAGTCCTGCACATGCTGCTATGTGGGCTACGAGTGTTGGAGCTACAGGAACAGCTTTGTTGGCCTGGAAG GCTAATGGCTTGGCAGCTGGGCTTGCAGCTTCTAATCTTGTTCTGTACGCATTTGTATATACTCCATTGAAGCAAATACACCCAGTTAATACATGGGTAGGAGCAGTTGTTGGTGCCATTCCACCACTTCTGGG GTGGGCAGCAGCTTGTACTGAATTGTCACTAAATGCTATGATTCTCCCTGCCGCATTGTACTATTGGCAAATACCCCATTTTATGGCGCTCGCATACTTATGTCGCAATGATTACCTTGCTGGAGG GTACCGTATGTTTTCTTTTGCTGACCCTACTGGTAAAAGAACTGCGTGGGTATCGCTCAGAAATTGTCTGTACATGCTGCCTTTGGGATTGTTTGCATACAACT GGGGCCTCACATCTGAGTGGTTCGGTGTTGAAGCATCACTTCTAACGATGGGCCTTACCATTGGAGCTCTATCGTTTGTGCTGGAACCAAGTCCAAAAACTGCAAGGAGAATGTTCTATGGAAGCCTGCTGTATCTCCCTGCCTTCATGGCTGGACTTCTATTACATCGGCTGCCTAACAAACAAAATGCGCACAACCTGGCTGAGACAAGTGAGCTCGGTGGAGTTCTTTACAGGGCCGATCTGCAGGACAACGAAAGAGCGAGACAGAAACACGAAGACAGGAAACCTTCTCGTGTGCAATCACGCCCTCCAGTCGCCTATGCTTCTGTGGCTCCATTCCCTTTCTTACCAGTACCCATATACGAGTCATGA
- the LOC117857969 gene encoding probable RNA-dependent RNA polymerase SHL2: MGSLRGAAAPPPAPRAGDLVITQVSLGGFDATVTARDLADFLESEVGQVWRCRVKTSWTPPDAYPDFLLPAVTPAAGAAGQPPQYDRVPPHAFVHFARPEAARRAADAAGRSELILGRKPLRAASAPDSSLRASRRRNVKPFRFTDSRLEVGDLPAPDSFFAAWRGPDAGLEFSVDPFDGTCRFVFTRDTAFAYQEYRQAAVVMRCDIKLEFPVRDVAEVRTFQLDSSLLLRLSSTPLVFYRTADDDIHESVPFDLLDDDDPWIRTTDITPSGAIGRCGVYRVTFPRRFWPKMEHALAYMRERRVEIVECGGGWGSRRGLSVRDEPEFGERMQDLFFCMQHAEGLKFPVLFLVNALVHKGVITQHHLTPEFFGLLQRREDEVNVAALREFWGDKFPVFDACRRLKNLQDRVARNPKLLRNKIGHENSEVRRLVITPTRAYCLPPEVERSNRVIRHYREVADRFLRVTFMDEGMQQLNSNVLNFSAAQIVKDLMSNSFQHKTTVYKRVKTFLTEGFHMCGRKYSFLAFSSNQLRDRSAWFFAEDRTRTVESIRKWMGRFTSKNVAKHAARMGQCFSSTYATVVMQPDEVNECLEDVERNGYVFSDGIGKITPDLAMEVAKTLQLTDNPPSAYQIRYAGFKGVIAVWQGENDGIRLSLRPSMHKFESTHTVLEVVSWTKFQPGFLNRQIITLLSSLNVPDAIFSQMQEAMLSNLNNILSDTDVAFDVVTTSCAEQGNTAALMLSAGFSPGTEPHLKAMLLAIRSSQLLGLLEKTRIFVPKGRWLMGCLDELGILEQGQCFIQASSPMLNNFLVKHGPKCSSANKNAETIVGTVVMAKNPCLHPGDVRILEAVDVPELHHLVDCLVFPKKGERPHANEASGSDLDGDLYFVTWDEKLIPPGKKSWNPMDYTPAEAKQLPRQVSQHDIVDFFLKNMVNEKLGPISNAHVVHADTSEYGAMDEKCIQLAELAATAVDFPKTGKIVSMPPSLRPKLYPDFMQKDEAITYKSDKILGRLYRSIQEASSSDLVPEETCTLNDLPYDTDMEVPGATDFLSSAWLCKCSYEAQLNALLNQYGVRTEAELVTEHIWSLPKYSSRKQGDIKERLKNSYSALRKELRSTFESIETDETEISEDEKNRVYEMKASAWYQVTYHPKWVQKSREMLGPDCEEMPARLSFAWIAVDYLARIKIRCQGEVRSNSQRPVERLAAYISESM; this comes from the exons ATGGGATCGCTGCGGGGCGCGGccgccccgccaccggcgccgcgcgcgggcgaCCTGGTGATCACGCAGGTCAGCCTGGGCGGCTTCGACGCCACCGTCACGGCGCGCGACCTCGCCGACTTCCTCGAATCCGAGGTGGGCCAGGTTTGGCGATGCCGCGTCAAGACCTCCTGGACTCCGCCGGACGCCTACCCCGACTTCCTCCTCCCCGCGgtcacccccgccgccggcgccgccgggcagcCGCCGCAGTACGACCGCGTGCCCCCGCACGCCTTCGTTCACTTCGCGCGCCCggaggccgcgcgccgcgccgccgacgccgcggggcGGTCGGAGCTCATCCTCGGCCGGAAGCCCCTCcgggccgcctccgccccggaCAGCTCCCTccgcgcctcccgccgccgcaatGTCAAGCCATTCCGTTTCACCGACTCGCGGCTCGAGGTCGGGGATCTCCCGGCCCCCGACTCCTTCTTCGCCGCCTGGCGCGGGCCGGACGCCGGGCTCGAGTTCTCCGTCGACCCCTTCGACGGGACCTGCCGGTTCGTCTTTACCCGCGACACCGCCTTCGCGTATCAGGAGTACCGCCAGGCCGCCGTGGTTATGCGCTGCGACATCAAGCTCGAGTTCCCCGTCCGCGACGTCGCAGAGGTCAGGACGTTCCAGCTCGACAGCTCGCTGCTGCTCCGGTTGTCCTCCACGCCTCTCGTCTTCTACCGCACGGCGGATGATGACATCCACGAGTCCGTGCCGTTCGACCTTCTCGACGATGACGACCCGTGGATACGGACCACCGACATCACCCCCAGCGGCGCAATCGGGCGATGCGGGGTGTACAGGGTCACATTCCCGAGGCGGTTCTGGCCAAAGATGGAACACGCGCTGGCGTACAtgagggagaggagggtggAAATCGTGGAGTGTGGTGGCGGGTGGGGATCAAGGCGGGGGCTCTCGGTGCGTGATGAGCCTGAATTTGGGGAGCGAATGCAGGACTTATTCTTCTGCATGCAGCACGCGGAGGGGCTCAAATTTCCGGTGCTGTTCCTCGTGAATGCGCTGGTGCACAAGGGAGTGATAACTCAACACCACCTCACGCCTGAGTTCTTTGGTTTGCTCCAGAGAAGAGAGGATGAGGTGAACGTGGCTGCATTGAGAGAATTTTGGGGGGACAAATTTCCAGTGTTTGATGCATGTCGGAGGCTGAAGAATCTGCAGGATAGGGTTGCCAGGAACCCCAAACTTCTTCGCAACAAGATTGGGCATGAAAACTCAGAAGTGAGGAGGCTGGTGATCACACCCACCAGGGCTTATTGTCTGCCACCAGAAGTGGAGCGCTCTAACCGTGTTATCAGGCATTATCGTGAAGTGGCTGACAGGTTCTTGAGGGTAACTTTTATGGATGAGGGGATGCAGCAACTGAATAGTAATGTGCTGAATTTCTCTGCAGCGCAAATCGTCAAGGATTTGATGTCAAACTCATTCCAGCATAAGACAACAGTGTACAAGCGTGTTAAAACGTTTTTGACAGAGGGTTTTCACATGTGCGGCAGGAAGTACTCATTTCTTGCATTTTCATCGAACCAGCTGAGGGATAGGTCGGCTTGGTTCTTCGCAGAGGACAGAACAAGAACAGTAGAAAGCATAAGGAAATGGATGGGGCGGTTCACAAGTAAGAATGTAGCAAAGCATGCTGCTCGGATGGGGCAGTGCTTCTCATCTACATATGCAACGGTAGTGATGCAGCCAGATGAGGTCAATGAGTGTCTTGAGGATGTTGAACGCAATGGGTATGTTTTCTCTGATGGAATTGGCAAGATTACGCCAGACCTTGCAATGGAAGTTGCTAAGACGCTGCAACTGACAGATAATCCCCCATCCGCTTACCAGATTAGGTATGCAGGGTTCAAGGGCGTTATAGCTGTCTGGCAAGGAGAAAATGATGGTATACGACTTTCCCTGAGGCCAAGCATGCACAAGTTTGAGTCTACCCACACTGTGTTAGAGGTGGTCTCATGGACAAAGTTTCAGCCAGGATTCTTAAACCGCCAGATTATTACATTACTGTCCTCCTTGAATGTCCCGGATGCTATCTTTTCACAAATGCAGGAAGCCATGCTATCTAATCTCAACAATATTTTGTCGGACACTGATGTCGCTTTTGATGTTGTAACCACCTCTTGTGCTGAGCAAGGAAACACCGCGGCACTGATGTTGAGTGCTGGCTTTTCACCTGGAACTGAACCGCACCTGAAAGCAATGCTCTTGGCTATAAGGTCTTCACAGCTATTGGGTCTTTTGGAGAAAACAAGGATTTTTGTGCCAAAGGGAAGGTGGTTGATGGGCTGCCTTGATGAACTTGGGATCCTTGAACAGGGGCAATGCTTTATTCAGGCCTCCTCTCCAATGCTCAATAATTTTCTGGTGAAGCACGGACCAAAATGTTCCTCAGCAAACAAAAATGCAGAGACCATTGTTGGTACTGTTGTAATGGCAAAGAACCCGTGCCTTCATCCAGGGGATGTCCGGATCCTTGAAGCTGTTGATGTGCCTGAACTGCATCACCTTGTTGATTGCTTGGTCTTCCCAAAGAAAGGTGAGAGGCCACACGCCAATGAAGCATCTGGGAGTGATCTTGATGGGGATCTCTACTTTGTGACATGGGATGAAAAGCTTATACCGCCAGGCAAAAAGAGCTGGAACCCTATGGACTACACCCCAGCTGAAGCAAAACAGCTGCCACGCCAAGTATCTCAACAT GATATTGTTGATTTCTTCTTGAAGAACATGGTAAATGAGAAACTTGGTCCAATAAGCAATGCTCATGTTGTTCATGCTGACACAAGTGAGTATGGAGCAATGGACGAGAAGTGCATTCAGTTGGCAGAGCTAGCAGCAACTGCTGTGGACTTCCCCAAGACAGGCAAAATTGTGTCAATGCCGCCATCCCTTCGACCAAAATTATATCCCGACTTTATGCAAAAGGATGAGGCGATCACCTATAAATCAGATAAGATCCTTGGAAGGCTTTATCGGTCAATCCAAGAAGCCTCCAGCAGTGATCTGGTTCCAGAAGAAACTTGCACTTTAAATGATCTTCCATATGACACAGATATGGAAGTTCCTGGTGCGACAGATTTTCTCTCAAGTGCTTGGCTGTGCAAGTGCTCATATGAAGCGCAGCTGAATGCACTGCTCAATCAATACGGTGTCCGTACTGAAGCAGAGCTTGTGACGGAGCACATATGGTCGCTTCCCAAATACAGTAGCAGGAAGCAGGGGGATATAAAGGAGAGGTTGAAGAACTCATACTCTGCTCTCCGGAAGGAGCTCCGTAGTACTTTTGAAAGCATTGAGACAGACGAAACTGAGATATCTGAGGATGAGAAAAATCGGGTGTATGAGATGAAGGCCTCCGCATGGTACCAGGTTACCTACCACCCCAAATGGGTCCAGAAGTCAAGGGAAATGCTTGGGCCAGACTGCGAGGAAATGCCGGCGCGGCTCAGCTTTGCATGGATCGCAGTGGATTACCTGGCGCGGATAAAGATAAGGTGCCAAGGAGAAGTGAGGTCCAACAGCCAAAGACCTGTCGAGAGACTTGCTGCCTACATTTCTGAGAGCATGTAG